The following are encoded together in the Longimicrobiaceae bacterium genome:
- the tsf gene encoding translation elongation factor Ts codes for MEISAKDVKELRDRTGAGMMECKNALTEAKGDKEAAIDILRARGAAKAAKRAEREAKEGAVGSYIHMGGKIGVLVEVGCETDFVARNDAFQQLVRDIAMHVAAASPVALRREDFPADLVERERGVYREQMRESGKPENIWDKIVDGKMEKFYAEQALLEQPFVKNPDITVGQLVTEVASKTGEKIEVRRFTRYALGE; via the coding sequence ATGGAAATTTCCGCGAAGGACGTCAAGGAGCTCCGCGACCGCACCGGGGCCGGGATGATGGAGTGCAAGAACGCGCTCACCGAGGCCAAGGGCGACAAGGAGGCGGCCATCGACATCCTCCGCGCCCGGGGCGCCGCCAAGGCCGCCAAGCGCGCGGAGCGCGAGGCCAAGGAGGGCGCGGTCGGCAGCTACATCCACATGGGCGGCAAGATCGGCGTGCTCGTGGAGGTGGGCTGCGAGACGGACTTCGTCGCCCGCAACGACGCCTTCCAGCAGCTGGTGCGCGACATCGCCATGCACGTCGCCGCGGCGAGCCCGGTGGCGCTCCGCCGCGAGGACTTCCCGGCGGACCTGGTGGAGCGCGAGCGCGGCGTGTACCGCGAGCAGATGCGCGAGTCCGGGAAGCCGGAGAACATCTGGGACAAGATCGTCGACGGGAAGATGGAGAAGTTCTACGCCGAGCAGGCGCTCCTGGAGCAGCCCTTCGTGAAGAACCCGGACATCACCGTGGGCCAGCTGGTGACGGAGGTCGCCTCCAAGACCGGCGAGAAGATCGAGGTGCGCCGGTTCACGCGCTACGCCCTCGGCGAGTGA